The following are encoded together in the Arcobacter aquimarinus genome:
- the uvrA gene encoding excinuclease ABC subunit UvrA — MTDTIKIFNACENNLKNINLEIPKNKLIVFTGLSGSGKSTLAFDTLYAEGQRRYIESLSSYARQFLDKIGKPNVERIEGLTPAIAIDQKTTSKNPRSTVGTITEVYDYFRLLYARVGKQHCHQCGQPISQMSASDVINQVLSLPNESKIVILAPLINRKKGSFADLLESLRNKGYVRAMIDGVMARLDEDIELEKNKMHTIKVVIDRVTVKEENKERIAQDVEKGLKESFGELEIEIINHEEVGVEKHIHYSEHMACFDCKISFEPLEPISFSFNSPKGACPSCDGLGIRYALDMKKVINEDLSIEEGAIKIIYGFNKGFYFKMLLAFCEQNNINIKIPFNSLEEHEKKAILHGTVDEVTFFWKKHKLVRKWEGIVKLAYDMIKEEKEMSEYMTEKKCDACNGNRLKPSSQSVFVANRNIPDILNIPIEDAHAFFQDDKNFEYLSEQNKMIAAPILKEIKERIFFLHDVGLGYITLGRDARTISGGEAQRIRVASQIGSGLTGVMYVLDEPSIGLHERDTNKLIKTLRALQEKGNTVIVVEHDKETIQAADYIVDIGPNAGKFGGEIVFAGTLKEMNKAKTLTAKYVTGTKKIDYVHNRPQEEFIEIKNVNINNIKDLDVQIPLKNLVSITGVSGSGKSSLILQTLLPVAKELLNHARKVKKVDGVEIEGLEKLDKVIYLDQSPIGRTPRSNPATYTGLMDDIRDLFAKTKEAMLRGYKIGRFSFNVKGGRCEKCQGEGEIKIEMHFLPDIMVKCDACHGQRYNAQTLEIMYKGKNISDVLNMSVDEALEFFAKVPKLKAKLQTLSDVGLGYITLGQNAVTLSGGEAQRIKLSKELSKKDTGNTLYVLDEPTTGLHFADVDRLTKVLHHLVELGNSVLVIEHNLDVIKNSDWVIDIGPEGGSKGGKIVDEGTPEFLAQNHKNSASYTGYYLDKEINGK, encoded by the coding sequence ATGACAGATACAATAAAAATATTTAACGCTTGTGAAAATAACTTAAAAAATATTAATTTAGAAATACCAAAAAATAAGCTGATTGTATTTACAGGATTAAGTGGTTCTGGAAAATCTACATTAGCATTTGACACACTTTATGCTGAAGGTCAAAGAAGATATATAGAGTCTTTATCTTCTTATGCTAGACAGTTTTTAGATAAAATTGGAAAACCAAATGTTGAAAGAATAGAAGGATTAACTCCTGCTATTGCAATAGATCAAAAAACCACTTCAAAAAATCCTCGTTCAACTGTTGGAACTATCACTGAAGTTTATGATTATTTTAGACTTTTATATGCAAGAGTTGGAAAACAACATTGTCATCAATGTGGACAACCTATTTCTCAAATGAGTGCAAGTGATGTTATCAATCAAGTTTTATCTTTACCCAATGAATCAAAAATAGTAATTTTAGCGCCATTAATAAACAGAAAAAAAGGAAGTTTTGCTGATTTATTAGAAAGTCTTAGAAATAAAGGTTATGTAAGAGCCATGATAGATGGAGTTATGGCAAGACTTGATGAAGATATTGAACTTGAAAAAAACAAAATGCATACTATTAAAGTAGTAATAGACAGAGTTACAGTAAAAGAAGAGAATAAAGAAAGAATTGCTCAAGATGTGGAAAAAGGTCTAAAAGAGAGTTTTGGAGAGTTAGAAATAGAGATTATAAATCATGAAGAAGTTGGAGTAGAAAAGCATATTCATTACTCAGAACATATGGCTTGTTTTGATTGTAAAATCTCTTTTGAACCACTTGAACCTATCTCTTTTTCTTTTAACTCACCAAAAGGTGCTTGTCCTTCTTGTGATGGTTTGGGAATTAGATATGCTTTAGATATGAAAAAAGTTATAAATGAAGATTTATCTATTGAAGAGGGTGCTATTAAAATTATTTATGGATTTAATAAAGGATTTTATTTCAAGATGCTTTTAGCATTTTGTGAACAAAATAATATAAATATAAAAATACCTTTTAATTCTTTAGAAGAACACGAAAAAAAAGCTATCTTACATGGAACAGTAGATGAAGTTACATTTTTTTGGAAAAAACATAAATTAGTTAGAAAATGGGAAGGAATAGTAAAACTTGCCTATGACATGATAAAAGAAGAAAAAGAGATGAGTGAATACATGACTGAAAAGAAGTGTGACGCTTGTAATGGAAATAGGTTAAAACCCTCTTCACAAAGTGTTTTTGTTGCCAATAGAAATATTCCTGATATTTTAAATATTCCAATAGAAGATGCCCATGCATTTTTTCAAGATGATAAAAATTTTGAATATTTAAGTGAGCAAAATAAGATGATTGCTGCACCTATACTAAAAGAAATTAAAGAGAGAATATTCTTTTTACATGATGTTGGACTTGGATATATAACTTTAGGAAGAGATGCTAGAACTATAAGTGGAGGAGAAGCTCAAAGAATTAGAGTAGCTTCACAAATTGGTTCAGGACTGACAGGAGTTATGTATGTTTTAGATGAGCCGTCTATTGGACTTCATGAAAGAGATACAAATAAACTTATCAAAACTTTACGAGCTCTACAAGAAAAAGGAAATACTGTTATTGTAGTTGAACATGATAAAGAGACGATTCAAGCAGCTGATTATATAGTTGATATTGGACCAAATGCAGGTAAATTTGGTGGAGAAATTGTATTTGCTGGAACTTTAAAAGAGATGAATAAAGCAAAAACTCTAACAGCAAAATATGTAACTGGTACAAAAAAGATTGATTATGTTCACAACAGACCTCAAGAAGAGTTTATAGAGATAAAAAATGTAAATATAAATAACATAAAAGATTTAGATGTACAAATTCCACTAAAAAACCTTGTTTCAATCACAGGGGTTAGTGGAAGTGGTAAATCTTCACTTATTTTACAAACCCTACTTCCAGTTGCAAAAGAGCTTTTAAATCATGCAAGAAAAGTAAAAAAAGTTGATGGTGTAGAGATTGAAGGATTAGAAAAACTCGATAAAGTTATCTATCTTGACCAAAGTCCAATAGGAAGAACTCCTAGATCAAATCCAGCAACTTATACTGGGCTTATGGATGATATTAGAGATTTGTTTGCAAAAACAAAAGAAGCAATGCTTAGAGGTTATAAAATAGGAAGATTCTCTTTTAACGTAAAAGGTGGTCGTTGTGAGAAGTGTCAAGGTGAAGGTGAAATAAAAATCGAAATGCACTTCTTACCTGATATTATGGTGAAATGTGATGCTTGTCATGGTCAGCGATATAATGCTCAAACTTTAGAGATAATGTATAAAGGGAAAAATATCTCTGATGTTTTAAATATGAGTGTTGATGAAGCTTTAGAGTTTTTTGCAAAAGTGCCAAAACTAAAAGCAAAACTTCAAACTCTAAGTGATGTTGGACTTGGCTATATAACTTTGGGACAAAATGCAGTTACTCTAAGTGGTGGAGAAGCTCAAAGAATAAAACTAAGTAAAGAGTTAAGTAAAAAAGATACTGGAAATACTCTATATGTTTTAGATGAACCAACAACAGGACTTCATTTTGCTGATGTTGATAGATTAACAAAAGTTTTACATCATTTAGTAGAACTTGGAAATTCAGTATTGGTAATTGAGCATAATCTTGATGTTATTAAAAACTCTGATTGGGTTATTGATATAGGACCTGAAGGTGGAAGTAAGGGTGGAAAAATTGTTGATGAGGGGACTCCTGAATTTTTAGCACAAAACCACAAAAATTCTGCTTCATACACTGGATACTACCTAGATAAAGAGATAAATGGCAAATGA
- a CDS encoding HPP family protein, with protein sequence MNYLKKFKGQGEKLPAKSNINEIIFAWFGGFISIAIIGYLTKSYDNLLVMGSFGASCVLLYGFPKSPFSQPRNVVLGHIFSTFIGLIFFHFIGNEWWSMALALATAIAVMIATRTVHPPAGSNPLIVFLLGANWDYLIFPTLIGSIILVIVALFYNNLHKDRFYPEYWF encoded by the coding sequence ATGAATTATTTAAAAAAATTTAAAGGGCAGGGTGAAAAACTACCTGCAAAATCAAACATAAACGAAATCATTTTTGCTTGGTTTGGTGGATTTATTTCAATTGCTATTATTGGATATTTGACAAAGTCTTATGATAATCTTTTAGTAATGGGTTCATTTGGTGCCTCTTGTGTGTTATTATATGGTTTTCCAAAAAGTCCATTTTCACAACCAAGAAATGTAGTTTTAGGGCATATTTTTTCTACATTTATTGGATTGATTTTTTTTCATTTTATTGGAAATGAATGGTGGAGTATGGCATTGGCTTTAGCAACTGCAATTGCTGTTATGATTGCAACAAGAACAGTTCATCCACCAGCAGGTTCAAATCCTTTAATTGTTTTTTTATTGGGTGCAAATTGGGATTATCTTATTTTTCCTACTTTAATAGGTTCTATAATTTTAGTAATAGTTGCATTGTTTTATAATAATCTACATAAAGATAGATTTTATCCTGAGTATTGGTTTTAA
- a CDS encoding DUF309 domain-containing protein, giving the protein MKIDYNIFNQKTAIDRFIFAIKNGYFVEAHELLEDDWNYYKKQGEINKALVLKGLINGATALALFHIKKKEEGHKKVWLAFEKYIPLLEEVDFEEKEKYYEAKEFLIKLNKMI; this is encoded by the coding sequence ATGAAAATAGATTATAATATTTTCAATCAAAAAACAGCTATTGATAGATTTATTTTTGCAATAAAAAATGGTTATTTTGTAGAAGCTCACGAATTACTTGAAGATGATTGGAACTACTATAAAAAACAAGGTGAAATAAACAAAGCCCTTGTTTTAAAAGGTTTAATAAATGGAGCAACTGCACTTGCTCTTTTTCATATTAAGAAAAAAGAAGAAGGACACAAAAAAGTTTGGTTAGCTTTTGAAAAATACATTCCTCTTTTAGAAGAGGTAGATTTTGAAGAAAAAGAAAAATACTACGAAGCAAAAGAGTTTTTAATAAAACTAAATAAGATGATATAA
- a CDS encoding TetR/AcrR family transcriptional regulator gives MAIKKTSKEEILKESIKLFKIQGYSNTSMANIADACGLIKGSIYHHFKSKDEIGIESLRYIHSYFDKEVFSIAYRTNLSDKEKIKLIVKKTDEYFLQSKGGCLLGNLALEVGTLNLEFKEEIKIYFTAWENAFTNIFQNKYPKAKARELSKEYVALIQGSIMMMNLYDSSEEYLKVGEKIISLI, from the coding sequence ATGGCAATCAAAAAAACATCAAAAGAAGAGATTTTAAAAGAGTCTATCAAACTTTTTAAAATACAAGGATATTCAAATACTTCAATGGCAAATATAGCAGATGCTTGTGGTTTGATAAAAGGAAGTATTTATCATCATTTTAAAAGTAAAGATGAAATAGGAATTGAATCTTTAAGATATATTCATAGCTACTTTGATAAAGAAGTTTTTTCTATTGCATATAGGACTAATTTATCGGATAAAGAAAAAATCAAACTTATAGTAAAAAAAACAGATGAATATTTTTTACAAAGTAAAGGTGGTTGTTTACTTGGAAATTTAGCTTTAGAAGTAGGCACTTTAAATTTAGAGTTTAAAGAAGAAATAAAGATATATTTTACCGCATGGGAAAATGCTTTTACAAATATATTTCAAAACAAATATCCCAAAGCAAAAGCTAGAGAGTTATCTAAAGAGTATGTTGCTTTGATTCAAGGTTCAATTATGATGATGAATCTATACGACTCATCTGAAGAATATTTAAAAGTTGGTGAAAAAATCATCAGTTTAATCTGA